A portion of the Clostridium gelidum genome contains these proteins:
- a CDS encoding sigma 54-interacting transcriptional regulator yields MKRIDKIYDYILQSSKSFDKDKFLQQNGFSSQEIGDALDILRNNVSKELNTLCREKKIIKIKNRPVLYFDRNCLEDIFSIKLPKDLEELSDISSLTGATKEIIEDHSPFDDLIGAGSSLKNQIEQAKAALLYPPNGLHTLIVGSTGVGKSLFANIMYEYSKYIKKLPEDAPFVVFNCADYANNPQLLLSYIFGHIKGAFTGAEKEKDGIVSKANGGILFLDEIHRLPPEGQEMVFYFMDTGTYNKLGETDRTRKASVLLIGATTEDPNSTLLKTFVRRIPITISIPDFDERPIDDQIQLIHYLISKEAQRVNKTIKISAEAIKALIGSTSFGNVGQLKSNIQLACAKGFLNCINTNECIDINLNLLPPNIKNGILLLSNKVKDNAAAWNIIPNTITIQPDGNKTFLETDAYEPPFNIYNIIEDKTSALQEEGMGDQDIKDFITTDINIHLKQFYAKFKNDTHRREGLLKIVDKDMIDFAEEIKILAEARLNIKLNERFIYATSLHFSALFNRIKKKTVSFSSPLELASTINSKEYSVAKEIHALIEQRYNLTVPPVEIEYLALLLTSIQESSHQERVGIVVAAHGSSTATSMVAVAKKLFDADNISAVDMPLDMTPSNILDTVIEKVKAVHEGKGVLLLVDMGSLNTFGDLITEKTGIITKSVDMVSTPLVLEAVRKCSLCDTDLNSVYSYLLTDFRGYTNKLISDETSATDGVIITICSTGKGAALKLKELVQDIVDNITADHINTDTINILPTGLDNLIKSINHISKNNKIIALIGIKNPNMGIPFISLENLIDGSGEKVLKNLIEGNTIIAPNDKKENQIVLKNLCKQSLRELLTFLNPEKIGSLLEDFVISIEKSLCINYENSDKLRIMLHVACALERMILNDGLEYKESPDTLNKDRLSALNKASLIFKNSLSISLTNDELYYMVDMLNEY; encoded by the coding sequence TTGAAGCGTATCGATAAAATTTATGACTACATTTTACAATCATCCAAAAGTTTTGATAAAGATAAGTTTTTGCAGCAGAACGGATTTAGTTCACAAGAAATTGGAGATGCATTAGATATCCTAAGAAATAATGTTTCAAAAGAGCTTAATACTCTGTGCAGAGAAAAGAAAATAATTAAAATTAAAAACAGGCCTGTTTTATATTTTGATAGAAATTGCCTTGAAGACATATTTTCTATCAAATTACCTAAAGATTTAGAAGAACTATCAGATATCAGTTCTTTAACTGGTGCAACAAAGGAAATCATTGAAGACCACTCACCATTTGACGATTTGATTGGTGCAGGCTCTAGTTTAAAAAATCAAATTGAGCAAGCCAAAGCAGCCTTATTATATCCACCAAATGGATTGCATACATTGATAGTTGGTAGTACAGGTGTTGGTAAAAGTTTATTTGCTAACATTATGTATGAATATTCCAAATATATAAAGAAATTGCCTGAGGATGCACCTTTTGTTGTTTTCAATTGTGCTGACTATGCTAACAATCCACAACTTCTTTTGTCTTATATTTTCGGACATATTAAAGGTGCTTTTACAGGTGCTGAAAAAGAAAAAGATGGTATTGTTTCAAAGGCTAATGGTGGTATTCTATTTCTAGATGAAATACATAGACTTCCACCAGAAGGACAGGAAATGGTATTCTACTTTATGGATACAGGAACGTACAATAAACTTGGGGAAACTGATAGAACCCGCAAGGCTAGTGTACTATTAATAGGTGCAACCACAGAAGATCCTAATTCTACTTTACTTAAAACTTTTGTACGAAGAATTCCTATAACCATATCTATCCCTGATTTCGATGAAAGACCTATTGATGATCAAATTCAATTAATACACTATTTAATCTCAAAAGAAGCTCAAAGAGTTAATAAAACAATAAAAATTTCAGCAGAAGCTATTAAGGCTTTAATTGGCAGCACTTCCTTTGGTAATGTAGGCCAATTAAAATCTAATATTCAATTAGCTTGTGCAAAAGGTTTTTTAAATTGCATTAATACGAATGAATGTATTGATATAAATTTAAATTTGTTACCACCTAATATAAAAAATGGAATTCTTCTTTTAAGTAATAAAGTGAAGGATAATGCAGCAGCATGGAACATAATTCCTAATACAATTACTATTCAACCTGATGGCAATAAGACTTTTTTAGAAACCGATGCATATGAACCTCCATTTAACATTTATAACATTATAGAAGATAAAACTTCTGCTCTTCAAGAAGAAGGCATGGGTGATCAGGACATTAAAGACTTTATAACTACTGATATTAACATTCATTTAAAACAATTTTATGCTAAGTTTAAAAATGATACTCATCGTCGAGAAGGGTTATTAAAAATTGTTGATAAAGATATGATTGATTTTGCTGAAGAGATAAAAATTTTAGCTGAAGCTAGATTAAATATAAAATTAAATGAAAGATTTATTTATGCTACAAGTCTTCATTTTAGCGCATTGTTTAATCGCATTAAGAAAAAGACAGTTTCTTTCTCATCGCCTCTTGAGTTAGCATCAACTATTAATAGTAAAGAATATTCAGTCGCTAAAGAAATTCATGCATTAATAGAACAACGTTATAACTTAACAGTTCCACCTGTTGAAATTGAGTATCTTGCATTGCTTTTAACTTCAATTCAAGAATCATCACATCAAGAAAGAGTAGGTATTGTAGTTGCAGCTCACGGTTCAAGTACAGCTACAAGTATGGTTGCTGTAGCTAAAAAACTTTTTGATGCTGATAACATTTCAGCTGTAGATATGCCTCTTGATATGACCCCTTCTAATATATTAGATACTGTAATCGAAAAGGTTAAAGCAGTTCATGAAGGTAAAGGAGTGCTTCTTTTAGTGGATATGGGTTCTTTAAATACCTTTGGCGACCTTATTACGGAGAAAACTGGAATCATCACTAAAAGCGTTGATATGGTATCTACCCCATTAGTATTAGAAGCTGTTAGAAAATGTTCTCTTTGTGATACAGATTTAAATTCTGTTTATTCATATTTGCTTACTGATTTTAGAGGATATACTAACAAGCTTATTTCTGATGAAACTTCTGCTACTGATGGTGTTATTATTACAATTTGTTCTACTGGCAAAGGGGCAGCTCTTAAACTCAAAGAATTAGTTCAAGATATTGTAGATAATATCACTGCTGATCACATAAATACAGATACTATCAATATACTTCCTACTGGATTAGATAATTTAATTAAATCTATAAATCATATATCTAAAAATAATAAAATTATAGCTCTTATTGGTATCAAAAATCCTAATATGGGAATTCCGTTCATATCATTAGAAAATTTAATTGATGGATCTGGAGAAAAAGTATTAAAAAATTTAATAGAGGGAAATACTATTATTGCTCCTAATGATAAAAAAGAAAATCAAATAGTTCTAAAAAACCTTTGTAAACAGAGCCTTAGAGAACTTTTGACATTTCTTAACCCTGAAAAAATAGGTTCATTATTAGAAGACTTTGTTATCTCTATTGAGAAATCTCTATGTATAAATTATGAAAACTCTGACAAACTAAGGATTATGCTACATGTTGCTTGTGCCTTAGAACGGATGATTTTAAATGATGGTTTAGAGTATAAAGAATCTCCTGATACACTAAATAAAGACCGTTTATCTGCCTTAAATAAAGCTAGCTTAATATTCAAGAACTCACTATCTATCTCATTAACCAACGATGAACTATATTATATGGTTGATATGCTTAATGAATATTAG
- a CDS encoding PTS sugar transporter subunit IIA — MIALIISTHGSFSEELVKSSEMIFGSQTNVGVVTFKLGEGTENLVDKYNTLINELDCTDGILFMVDLFGGSPFNAASILALKNDSMEIVTGVNLPMLLEVFGSRDFSSLSELLAIAQSAGKESIKQFVKEINTNIEEDEL, encoded by the coding sequence GTGATCGCATTAATTATAAGTACTCATGGAAGCTTTTCAGAAGAGCTTGTCAAATCATCAGAAATGATTTTTGGTTCTCAAACAAACGTGGGTGTTGTAACATTTAAACTAGGCGAAGGTACAGAAAATTTAGTAGATAAATATAATACGCTTATAAATGAATTAGATTGCACTGATGGAATTTTATTTATGGTAGACCTTTTCGGAGGAAGCCCATTCAACGCAGCTAGTATACTTGCATTGAAAAATGACAGCATGGAAATTGTAACAGGGGTTAACCTTCCAATGTTATTAGAAGTCTTTGGTAGCAGAGATTTTTCAAGTCTTTCTGAATTATTAGCAATTGCACAAAGTGCTGGTAAAGAATCTATAAAACAATTTGTTAAAGAAATAAACACAAATATCGAGGAGGATGAATTATAA
- a CDS encoding mannose/fructose/sorbose PTS transporter subunit IIB, whose product MKIALARIDDRLIHGQVVTVWSKETKCQRIIVCNDDVANDEIRRTLLTQVAPPGVQSSVVGIDKAIRVINNPKYENDIALLLFTNPADVLRLVEAGIDIKTVNIGGMSFKEGKTQINGVVSVNDEDVKAFRALNDKNIELEMRKVASDSKIYIMNLIDKM is encoded by the coding sequence ATGAAAATCGCATTAGCAAGAATCGATGACAGATTAATACATGGACAAGTGGTTACAGTATGGTCAAAGGAAACAAAATGTCAAAGAATCATCGTATGTAACGATGATGTAGCAAACGATGAAATAAGAAGAACTTTGTTAACTCAAGTGGCACCTCCAGGTGTTCAATCTTCTGTAGTTGGTATAGACAAAGCAATTAGAGTTATTAATAACCCTAAATATGAAAATGATATTGCATTACTTCTTTTCACTAATCCTGCAGATGTTCTTAGATTAGTTGAAGCTGGAATTGATATTAAAACTGTTAATATTGGCGGAATGTCTTTTAAAGAAGGTAAGACTCAAATAAATGGTGTTGTTTCAGTAAATGATGAAGATGTTAAAGCATTTAGAGCTTTAAATGATAAAAATATAGAATTAGAAATGAGAAAAGTTGCTTCTGATTCAAAAATTTACATTATGAATTTAATAGATAAAATGTAG
- a CDS encoding PTS mannose/fructose/sorbose transporter subunit IIC: protein MEINTLQIILIFIIACVAGMGSVLDEFQTHRPLIACTLIGLVLGDLRTGIIIGGTLEMMALGWMNIGAAMAPDAALASVVSTILVIAGKQDVSAGIAIAIPIAAAGQVLTILARTITVFFQHQADRAVETGNLKIIDICHIGALCVQALRVSIPAVIVAMFVGTDIVQNMLASIPDVVTGGLRVGGGVVVVVGYAMVINMMEAKHLMPFFFLGFVVAAIANLNLVALGVIGTVAAIIYIQLSPKFNASAVNTTSTSSSDEDDEL, encoded by the coding sequence ATGGAAATTAACACATTACAAATTATTCTTATTTTCATAATCGCATGTGTTGCTGGTATGGGTAGTGTTCTTGATGAATTTCAAACGCACAGACCATTAATCGCATGTACATTAATCGGACTTGTTTTAGGAGATTTAAGAACCGGAATTATAATTGGTGGTACACTTGAAATGATGGCTCTTGGCTGGATGAACATCGGTGCTGCAATGGCTCCTGATGCTGCTTTAGCTAGTGTCGTTTCTACTATTCTAGTAATTGCTGGCAAGCAAGATGTAAGTGCTGGTATCGCTATTGCAATTCCTATTGCTGCAGCTGGTCAAGTATTAACTATACTTGCTAGAACTATTACTGTATTCTTCCAACATCAAGCAGATAGAGCTGTTGAAACTGGAAATCTTAAAATAATTGATATTTGTCATATTGGCGCTCTATGCGTTCAAGCGTTACGTGTATCAATTCCAGCTGTAATCGTTGCTATGTTTGTTGGTACTGATATTGTTCAAAACATGTTAGCATCTATACCTGACGTTGTAACTGGCGGACTTAGAGTTGGTGGTGGTGTTGTAGTTGTAGTTGGATACGCAATGGTTATCAATATGATGGAAGCAAAGCATCTAATGCCTTTCTTCTTCTTAGGATTCGTTGTCGCTGCAATTGCTAACTTAAACTTAGTTGCTTTAGGTGTAATTGGAACTGTAGCTGCTATAATCTACATTCAATTAAGCCCTAAATTCAATGCAAGTGCTGTTAATACTACATCTACTTCATCTAGTGATGAAGACGATGAACTATAA
- the manZ gene encoding PTS mannose transporter subunit IID yields the protein MSKELEKKLTKSDITSMFIRSNLHQGSWNYERMQALGYCFAMVPVIKRLYTGEERKQAIKRHLEFFNTQPFVTAPILGVTAAMEEQKANGADIDDGAINGLKIGLMGPLAGVGDPIFWGTLRPVAAALGASIALTGSILGPILFFVIFNAVRLAIRYYGVSYGYSKGTTIVADMAGGKLQKLTEGASILGLFVMGALVNRWTTINIPIVVSTIAKADGTVEITTIQTILNSLLPGLLPLLATFACMKLLKMKVNAVWIIFGIFILGILFYGLGWMA from the coding sequence ATGAGTAAAGAATTAGAAAAAAAACTTACCAAAAGTGACATTACAAGCATGTTCATTCGTTCAAACCTTCACCAAGGTTCATGGAATTACGAAAGAATGCAAGCTTTAGGATATTGTTTTGCAATGGTTCCAGTAATTAAGAGATTATATACTGGTGAAGAAAGAAAGCAAGCTATTAAGAGACATCTTGAGTTCTTTAATACACAACCATTTGTTACTGCTCCAATACTCGGAGTTACAGCAGCCATGGAAGAACAAAAAGCTAATGGTGCTGATATTGATGATGGTGCTATTAATGGTCTTAAGATAGGTTTAATGGGACCTCTTGCAGGTGTTGGTGATCCAATATTCTGGGGTACATTAAGACCAGTTGCTGCTGCTTTAGGTGCTTCAATAGCATTAACAGGTAGCATACTTGGACCAATATTATTCTTTGTAATATTCAATGCAGTTCGTCTTGCAATCAGATACTATGGAGTTAGTTATGGTTATAGCAAAGGAACTACTATCGTTGCAGACATGGCTGGTGGTAAACTTCAAAAGTTAACAGAAGGTGCTTCTATCCTTGGATTATTTGTAATGGGTGCTCTTGTTAATAGATGGACTACAATAAATATCCCAATAGTTGTTTCAACTATCGCTAAGGCAGATGGAACTGTTGAAATAACAACTATTCAAACAATTTTAAATTCATTATTACCAGGATTACTTCCATTATTAGCTACATTCGCATGTATGAAGTTGCTTAAGATGAAAGTTAATGCAGTTTGGATTATCTTTGGAATATTCATTCTTGGTATTCTATTCTACGGATTAGGATGGATGGCATAA
- a CDS encoding HDIG domain-containing metalloprotein: MSDKEIFLDIEKHLLSDEKPSVYLDELLKEGTLDKYPFSMIKDLQEVEQNPKFHPEGNVFIHTIMVVDEGAKNREKSNNKRTFMWSLLLHDIGKKPTTKIRKGRLTSYDHDIVGADMTRSFLTYFNEEESFIAEVTALVRWHMQSLFVTKNLKFQNISNMLEDVNINEIVLVSLSDRLGRGGLDDNEIKNTEIEVGRFKEKISNFYKNKQPEAKKS, from the coding sequence ATGAGTGATAAGGAAATCTTTTTAGACATAGAAAAACATTTACTTAGTGATGAGAAACCATCTGTTTACCTGGATGAATTATTAAAAGAAGGTACGCTTGATAAGTATCCATTCTCAATGATTAAGGATTTGCAGGAGGTTGAGCAAAATCCTAAATTCCATCCAGAAGGAAATGTATTTATTCATACAATAATGGTTGTTGACGAAGGGGCAAAAAACAGAGAAAAGAGTAATAATAAAAGAACCTTTATGTGGTCACTTTTATTACACGATATAGGTAAGAAACCAACTACTAAGATTAGAAAAGGACGATTAACTTCATATGATCATGACATTGTAGGTGCAGATATGACTAGGTCATTCTTAACTTATTTTAATGAAGAAGAAAGTTTCATAGCTGAAGTAACAGCACTTGTAAGATGGCATATGCAAAGTTTATTTGTAACTAAGAATTTGAAGTTTCAAAATATAAGCAATATGTTAGAAGATGTGAATATCAATGAAATAGTTTTAGTTTCACTTTCTGATAGATTAGGTAGAGGAGGTTTAGATGATAATGAAATTAAGAATACCGAAATTGAAGTAGGTAGATTTAAAGAAAAGATAAGCAATTTTTATAAGAATAAGCAACCTGAAGCAAAAAAAAGCTAG
- a CDS encoding P-II family nitrogen regulator — translation MKRIEAIIRPSKLEDIKEALKNSNINGVTISQVMGCGQQRGWKEYHRGTEITTNVLPKIEVKIVVEDDQVEEVIELITSIARTGEVGDGKIFIVDIAECIRIRTGERGTSAL, via the coding sequence ATGAAAAGAATAGAAGCAATTATAAGACCTTCAAAGCTTGAGGATATTAAGGAAGCATTGAAAAATAGTAATATAAATGGAGTAACTATCAGTCAAGTAATGGGATGCGGACAACAACGCGGCTGGAAGGAATACCATAGGGGTACTGAAATAACAACTAATGTATTACCTAAAATAGAAGTAAAGATAGTTGTTGAAGATGACCAAGTAGAAGAAGTTATTGAATTAATAACATCAATTGCTAGAACTGGAGAAGTTGGGGATGGAAAGATATTTATTGTTGATATTGCAGAGTGTATAAGAATTAGAACTGGTGAAAGAGGAACTTCTGCATTATAA
- a CDS encoding ammonium transporter — protein sequence MEINLGDSAFVMICSALVFVMTPGLAFFYAGMVRRKNVLNTLMSSFFICGLASVMWVLVGYSLSFGNDFHGIIGGLNFFGMVGVGAEPNAAYASNIPQLLFAAFQMMFAIITPALITGSLVGRMKFSALFIFVAAWSLLVYYPLAHMVWGDGGLIRALGAVDFAGGNVVHISSGISGLVACIMLGKRRGHGMMSYRPHNIPFVVLGAALLWFGWFGFNAGSALGAGPLAVQAFMTTNTSAAAAMLSWMLIEKVKHGKPSLLGAATGAVVGLVAITPGAGFVSIWASIIIGIVVSPICFFFMEKVKAKFGYDDALDAFGCHGVGGIWGGIATGLFGQTAINSAAQWNGLFFGDVKLLIAQIMGIAITIVFAGVMTFLIIKVMKLFMDIRVEASEEADGLDLAEHGETAYPAFNGLD from the coding sequence ATGGAAATTAATTTAGGCGACAGTGCTTTCGTAATGATTTGTTCAGCACTTGTATTTGTAATGACACCAGGACTTGCATTCTTTTATGCTGGAATGGTTAGAAGAAAAAATGTTTTAAATACATTGATGTCATCATTCTTTATTTGTGGATTAGCATCAGTAATGTGGGTTTTAGTAGGGTATTCTTTATCTTTTGGAAATGACTTTCATGGAATAATTGGAGGACTTAATTTCTTTGGCATGGTAGGCGTAGGTGCTGAACCTAATGCAGCATATGCAAGCAATATACCTCAATTACTTTTTGCAGCATTTCAAATGATGTTTGCAATAATCACACCAGCACTTATAACTGGTTCGTTAGTAGGAAGAATGAAATTCTCAGCATTATTCATATTTGTAGCAGCATGGTCACTTTTAGTATATTATCCACTTGCTCATATGGTATGGGGAGATGGTGGATTAATAAGAGCTTTAGGAGCTGTTGATTTTGCAGGTGGTAATGTAGTTCATATAAGTTCAGGTATTTCAGGACTTGTAGCATGTATAATGTTAGGCAAAAGACGTGGGCATGGTATGATGTCATATAGACCTCATAATATTCCATTTGTGGTTCTTGGAGCAGCATTACTTTGGTTTGGATGGTTTGGATTTAATGCAGGTAGTGCACTTGGAGCTGGTCCACTTGCAGTTCAAGCTTTTATGACAACAAATACTTCAGCGGCAGCAGCTATGCTTTCATGGATGTTAATTGAAAAAGTGAAACATGGCAAACCATCATTACTTGGAGCAGCAACAGGAGCAGTAGTAGGATTAGTTGCAATTACACCAGGTGCAGGTTTTGTCTCAATTTGGGCATCAATTATAATAGGTATAGTAGTATCTCCAATTTGTTTCTTCTTTATGGAAAAAGTAAAAGCTAAATTTGGATATGATGATGCACTTGATGCTTTTGGATGTCATGGAGTTGGAGGAATCTGGGGTGGTATTGCAACTGGATTATTTGGACAAACAGCAATTAACTCTGCAGCACAATGGAATGGACTTTTCTTTGGAGATGTTAAACTTTTAATTGCTCAAATAATGGGTATTGCAATAACAATAGTATTTGCAGGTGTGATGACATTCTTAATTATAAAAGTTATGAAGTTATTTATGGATATTAGAGTTGAAGCTTCAGAAGAAGCTGATGGACTTGATTTAGCTGAACATGGTGAAACAGCTTATCCTGCATTTAACGGTTTAGATTAA
- a CDS encoding P-II family nitrogen regulator: MKKLEIVIKSEKLEELKKILTECNANGVMISNIMGYGNQKGYKTIYRGTEYNVNLLPKVKVETVVTPEVAEMIIDKVLKEISTGNYGDGKIFIYDADDIVRIRTGERGKDAL, from the coding sequence ATGAAGAAGTTAGAAATTGTTATTAAAAGTGAAAAATTAGAGGAATTGAAAAAAATATTAACTGAATGTAATGCTAATGGTGTTATGATTTCAAATATTATGGGATATGGTAATCAAAAGGGCTACAAAACTATTTACAGAGGTACTGAATATAATGTAAATTTATTACCTAAGGTAAAAGTTGAAACAGTTGTAACTCCTGAAGTTGCAGAAATGATAATAGATAAGGTTTTAAAAGAAATTAGTACAGGTAATTATGGAGACGGAAAGATTTTCATATATGATGCTGATGATATTGTGAGAATTCGTACAGGTGAACGTGGAAAAGACGCTTTATAA
- a CDS encoding ammonium transporter, with amino-acid sequence MKKSVKLGAIILFLGTLAVMLVLALSPAGGSDPTGASYVAATGAETLTDVATTANKGYYGANFTWVMITGFMVFFFQCGFAMVETGFCRGKNAAHTMTMNFMVFLVGAIGYFLVGFALQFGGSGGAAGLGTGGAALDSMLSIPGLGGIMGYKGFMLSGAGIYDPGIYALFFFQMVFMDTTVTIPTGAVAERVKYSAIIIISLFISMFLYPLFGNWVWGGGWLSTLGKNFGLGHGVVDFAGSAVVHSMGGMLALSSAIVIGPRIGKFKKDGTARPFPGHDIPMAIVGTIILFFCWFSFNAGSTLNASDFRLAVVATNTMVAGAIGGLVAMSYMWIKFGKPDPSMTANGALAGLVAITAPCAFVNAPSAFFIGGVAGLLVCVSVSFVENKLKLDDPVGAISVHCVNGLWGVLALGLFADGSYGDGINGVAGGVTGLFFGDASQFVAQLIAVVVLFVWGFGVSYIFFKILDKVWGIRVSPEDELNGLDIPEMGVTAYPDMQLVKSPELDYNSADNMEIKQLLRFKKDARSI; translated from the coding sequence ATGAAAAAGTCAGTAAAATTAGGTGCAATTATATTATTTTTAGGTACTTTAGCGGTAATGTTAGTTTTAGCACTTTCACCAGCAGGAGGTTCAGATCCAACAGGAGCTTCTTACGTTGCTGCAACTGGAGCTGAAACATTAACAGATGTTGCAACAACTGCCAATAAGGGTTATTACGGAGCAAATTTCACATGGGTTATGATAACCGGCTTTATGGTTTTCTTCTTCCAATGTGGATTTGCAATGGTTGAAACAGGATTTTGCCGTGGTAAAAATGCAGCTCACACAATGACAATGAACTTTATGGTATTTTTAGTTGGAGCAATAGGATATTTCTTAGTAGGATTTGCCCTTCAATTTGGTGGATCAGGTGGTGCTGCTGGACTTGGAACTGGAGGAGCGGCTCTAGATTCAATGCTTTCTATACCTGGTCTTGGTGGTATTATGGGTTATAAGGGATTCATGTTATCTGGTGCAGGTATTTATGATCCAGGTATTTACGCATTGTTTTTCTTTCAAATGGTATTCATGGATACAACTGTTACAATTCCAACTGGTGCTGTAGCAGAAAGAGTAAAATATTCTGCCATTATTATTATATCCTTGTTTATTTCAATGTTCTTGTACCCTCTTTTTGGAAACTGGGTATGGGGCGGAGGCTGGTTATCTACCCTTGGTAAGAACTTTGGATTAGGTCATGGTGTTGTTGACTTTGCTGGTTCTGCTGTTGTTCACTCAATGGGTGGTATGCTTGCTTTATCAAGTGCAATTGTTATAGGTCCTAGAATTGGTAAATTTAAAAAAGACGGAACTGCAAGACCTTTCCCTGGACATGATATACCAATGGCTATTGTTGGTACAATTATTTTATTCTTCTGTTGGTTCTCATTTAATGCAGGTTCAACATTAAATGCTTCTGATTTTAGACTAGCTGTAGTTGCGACTAATACAATGGTAGCTGGTGCAATAGGTGGACTTGTTGCGATGTCATATATGTGGATTAAATTTGGAAAACCTGACCCATCTATGACTGCAAATGGTGCCCTTGCTGGACTTGTAGCAATTACTGCTCCTTGCGCATTTGTAAATGCTCCTTCTGCCTTCTTTATTGGTGGAGTTGCTGGATTACTTGTATGTGTATCCGTATCATTTGTAGAAAATAAATTAAAACTTGATGATCCAGTCGGTGCAATTTCTGTTCATTGTGTTAATGGTCTTTGGGGTGTTCTTGCTTTAGGATTATTTGCAGATGGTTCTTATGGAGATGGTATAAATGGTGTTGCTGGAGGTGTAACAGGATTATTCTTTGGTGATGCATCTCAATTCGTAGCACAACTAATTGCTGTTGTAGTTTTATTTGTCTGGGGATTTGGAGTTTCTTATATATTCTTCAAGATTCTTGATAAAGTTTGGGGCATAAGAGTATCACCGGAAGATGAATTAAATGGTTTAGATATTCCTGAGATGGGTGTTACTGCATATCCTGATATGCAATTAGTAAAATCCCCTGAACTTGATTATAATTCAGCAGATAATATGGAAATAAAACAATTATTAAGGTTTAAAAAAGATGCAAGATCAATATAA
- a CDS encoding phosphotransferase family protein: MEYDWERKFPFLEIDKSIVGRLFDGILEERNIINIIPINEGCRTTNYIVETNEFQKKYILKIFFSTEQNHKKEIKLLTKLKETILVPRIYKISTDEIIQNREYAIYEYMEGKSIGEAISEGYVLEEIFVRDVARYLAKIHNHKFNKTGFLDENLNLKDELPPLISWYEEFMGDRAQKRLGKSIIQKINNIIKKNKKILDKLDEKVRLVHGDFQGTNILIKNGQVSGILDWEFAMAGHPLADIGQFFRYEEYFNNNLLQAFKNEYNKNSDYKLEKNWYKISKLRDLVNLIQIINGEEDMPNKYSNIKNIVINNIDILDNKDLKKEMKIIKFTN; the protein is encoded by the coding sequence TTGGAATACGATTGGGAAAGAAAATTTCCATTTTTAGAAATTGATAAGAGTATAGTGGGTAGGCTATTTGACGGGATTTTAGAAGAAAGGAATATCATTAATATAATCCCGATAAATGAGGGTTGTAGAACAACAAATTATATTGTAGAAACAAATGAATTTCAAAAAAAATATATTTTAAAAATATTTTTTTCAACAGAGCAAAACCATAAGAAAGAAATCAAATTATTAACAAAGTTAAAGGAAACTATTCTTGTGCCTAGAATATATAAGATTAGTACTGATGAAATTATTCAAAACAGAGAATATGCAATTTATGAGTATATGGAAGGGAAGAGTATAGGAGAAGCTATAAGTGAAGGATATGTATTGGAAGAAATATTTGTTAGAGATGTTGCAAGATATTTAGCTAAAATACATAATCATAAGTTTAATAAAACAGGATTTTTAGATGAAAATTTAAATTTAAAAGATGAATTACCTCCACTTATTTCATGGTATGAAGAATTTATGGGAGATAGAGCTCAAAAACGTCTAGGTAAAAGTATTATACAAAAAATTAATAATATTATTAAGAAAAATAAAAAGATATTAGATAAACTAGATGAAAAAGTTAGGTTAGTTCATGGCGATTTTCAAGGCACTAATATATTAATAAAAAATGGTCAAGTATCTGGGATTTTAGATTGGGAATTTGCAATGGCAGGACACCCTTTAGCAGATATAGGTCAATTTTTTAGATATGAAGAATATTTCAACAATAACTTATTACAAGCATTTAAGAATGAGTATAACAAAAATTCAGATTATAAGTTAGAAAAGAATTGGTATAAAATAAGTAAACTTCGAGATTTAGTTAATTTAATTCAGATAATTAATGGAGAAGAGGATATGCCTAATAAATATTCCAATATAAAGAATATAGTAATTAATAATATAGATATATTGGATAATAAAGATTTGAAAAAGGAAATGAAAATTATTAAGTTCACTAATTGA